One genomic segment of Magnetovibrio sp. PR-2 includes these proteins:
- a CDS encoding tetratricopeptide repeat protein codes for MNRAERRKQKKLAKKSAQKPLPNPDAAGSPPSAEIQAMVNQGLELQLSGQADEAASVYHRILEIEPNSPDANHLLGTLAMGREDFVEAEALIAKAMEAFPNFPEALSNYALVLRGLGRLTEAPEYLLKSVAMNAEFLDAYFNLGLVYAELEMPLEAIKYYEELLARDPNHPKALINCGVHYKDMGRFDKAGELHQRFIDNDPDNPEGHNNLGADLLLEKRFEEAISEFATAVACDPLCADGLNNMGCALIELERFDEAVTIFNTAINMAPEDPVPYSSLSSMLADQNKFDEAIEILNKSLRIKHDFGDGHLNLGVLKLTRGEWEDGWKHYSWRRAGTTKTLYGRNYPCPLWDGSPFEDQTLFIYPEQGNGDFLQFLRFIPDVAKRGGKIILEVPPAFADLDIDLPEGVETVSTEGAELQINLHASIMDLPWMLGLNSEDQLKAEPYISVPQNVQEQWAERLSGTTGLRVGLVWAGNPNHKRDKHRSIDPKMFAPLSEVEGVTLYSFQVGAMQDQFAEIGEDVVDLSPHFTDYAQTAGALSQMDLLISVDTSVVHLAGAMGIPTWALIAFVPDWRWMFDREDSPWYPKTRIFRQPDFWEWDSVIEHVKAELEKKVAN; via the coding sequence ATGAATAGGGCGGAACGTCGTAAACAAAAAAAGCTGGCCAAAAAATCGGCCCAAAAGCCTCTTCCCAACCCAGACGCTGCCGGTTCTCCTCCAAGCGCTGAAATCCAAGCCATGGTGAACCAGGGGCTTGAACTGCAATTGTCCGGTCAAGCCGACGAAGCCGCGTCCGTCTACCACCGCATATTGGAAATCGAGCCCAATAGCCCAGATGCCAATCATCTTTTGGGCACGCTTGCCATGGGGCGCGAAGACTTTGTCGAGGCCGAAGCGTTAATTGCAAAAGCTATGGAGGCTTTTCCAAATTTCCCCGAAGCGCTTTCCAACTACGCGCTGGTTTTGCGGGGGCTGGGGCGATTGACGGAGGCGCCGGAGTATCTGCTGAAATCCGTGGCAATGAACGCAGAGTTTTTGGATGCGTACTTCAACCTGGGTTTGGTCTACGCAGAGTTGGAAATGCCGCTGGAAGCGATCAAATATTACGAAGAGCTCTTGGCCAGAGACCCCAATCACCCCAAAGCCCTGATCAATTGCGGCGTGCACTACAAAGATATGGGGCGTTTTGATAAGGCAGGCGAACTGCATCAGCGCTTTATCGATAACGATCCGGATAACCCCGAAGGACACAACAACCTTGGTGCGGATTTATTGTTGGAAAAACGTTTTGAGGAAGCCATCTCTGAGTTTGCCACTGCTGTTGCCTGTGATCCGTTATGTGCGGACGGTCTGAACAACATGGGCTGTGCCCTGATTGAGCTCGAACGCTTTGACGAAGCTGTGACGATCTTCAATACGGCGATTAATATGGCCCCTGAAGATCCTGTCCCCTATAGCAGCTTAAGCAGTATGCTTGCGGATCAAAACAAGTTTGATGAAGCGATTGAAATCTTGAACAAGTCGCTCCGCATTAAACATGATTTTGGCGATGGTCACTTGAACCTTGGGGTTTTGAAACTCACCCGTGGTGAATGGGAAGACGGCTGGAAACATTATTCTTGGCGGCGCGCCGGCACGACCAAAACATTGTATGGACGCAATTATCCGTGTCCGCTCTGGGATGGTTCGCCCTTCGAAGATCAAACCTTGTTCATTTATCCAGAACAAGGCAATGGCGATTTTCTTCAGTTTTTGCGGTTTATTCCAGACGTCGCCAAACGCGGCGGCAAAATAATCTTGGAAGTCCCCCCGGCCTTTGCAGACTTGGATATTGATTTACCCGAAGGTGTGGAGACGGTCTCGACCGAAGGGGCTGAACTGCAAATCAACTTGCATGCCTCCATTATGGACTTGCCCTGGATGCTGGGTTTGAACAGCGAAGACCAGCTCAAAGCCGAGCCCTACATTTCAGTGCCTCAAAATGTTCAGGAACAATGGGCGGAGCGTCTGTCTGGCACAACAGGCCTGCGTGTCGGTTTGGTTTGGGCCGGTAACCCGAACCATAAAAGAGATAAACACCGCTCCATCGATCCAAAGATGTTTGCACCTTTGAGTGAGGTGGAAGGTGTCACCCTCTACAGTTTCCAAGTTGGTGCCATGCAAGACCAGTTCGCCGAGATTGGTGAGGATGTTGTTGATCTCTCGCCACACTTCACGGACTACGCGCAAACGGCGGGGGCGCTGTCGCAGATGGACCTGCTGATCAGCGTTGATACATCGGTTGTTCACTTGGCGGGCGCAATGGGCATCCCAACATGGGCGTTGATCGCGTTTGTTCCAGATTGGCGTTGGATGTTCGATCGCGAGGACAGCCCCTGGTATCCCAAGACCCGTATTTTCCGCCAACCCGATTTTTGGGAATGGGATAGCGTCATTGAGCACGTAAAAGCGGAACTTGAAAAGAAAGTCGCGAATTAA
- a CDS encoding ArsR/SmtB family transcription factor, giving the protein MSVVSERLETIQSNALRASTLLKAMSNQHRLMILCQLVPGEKCVSDLEDIIGLSQSALSQHLARLRRDSLVKTRREAQTIYYSLSGDEASAVIETLYSLYCGADAQLTINDEVKAV; this is encoded by the coding sequence ATGTCCGTAGTCAGTGAACGACTAGAAACCATACAAAGCAATGCCTTGCGAGCCAGCACGCTGCTCAAGGCCATGAGCAACCAGCACCGTTTAATGATCTTGTGCCAATTGGTACCGGGTGAAAAATGTGTGAGCGACTTGGAAGATATCATTGGCCTTAGCCAATCGGCCTTGTCCCAACATTTGGCGCGGCTCCGTCGCGATTCTTTAGTCAAAACCCGCCGTGAAGCTCAAACGATTTATTATTCACTCAGCGGTGACGAAGCCAGCGCGGTTATTGAAACCCTGTATTCCCTATATTGTGGGGCCGACGCGCAGTTGACCATCAATGATGAGGTCAAAGCCGTCTAG
- a CDS encoding efflux RND transporter permease subunit has translation MNLIKTSIDRPIAIVAAVMMVVMFGLLALELIPIQLTPDINKPVLTVSTSWPGAAPAEVEREILNRQEEELRGLEGLDSMLGRAEQGRARVTLEFNIGQDMDKALLLVSNRLDRIDGYPSEVDKPTLSTRGSEDTPIAWFTLTHTNDNTTPIHTYGDYVEDVIQDRLERVPGVAGMNVYGGTSREMRITVDPVRLSNFGLTVPQVVNALRAANSSASAGDVEEGKRRYVVRTEGELTTIEQVESVVVRSIRNPQTGGMSRVTVKDLGVVTFSHKDPTAFIRRSGNPAMVMNVERETGANVIEIMDGVRKAVTGLNAGPLPRENLVLTQVYDETVYIQSAIDLVRQNIWVGGTLAAIILLLFLRSGPATLIISIAIPVSVIGAFVAMAAMGRSINVISLAGIAFAVGMVVDAAIVVLENIFRLRQEGLSAREAAYKGASQVWGAVLVSALTTVMVFAPILIMQLEAGQLFRDIAVAISVAVVLSLIVAVSVIPALGNKLLKEVPVHKKVGVLHTVDVLALKFTDLILRFTRRVAHDRRNALMVVVTLLAVGGTTTWLMMPDREYLPTGNRNLVFGFILPPPGYNLETTTEAAREIENAVKHLWASETGPESEPGQPPKIKDFFFVARPTFTLVGAQAVEDKRVAELIPVLRKPVFKEPGTFGFIRQPSLFGRGVGGGRNIELDISGGDLEDVLGIALKATGLVSQVLPRSEGHQLRPRPGLELGAPEVRIVPDPLRLADNGVTARDFSQTVDAFNDGLRVAEITVDGQRIDLTLAGPDHKITETQGINSLPVVTANGTIVPVSSLADVIVTSGPTEIRHIERERTVTLQISPSQNVPLQKAIDLVNAEVVDKLRADGLPEGVRLNLAGTADKLSQTWDAMTIDLLLAIAIVYLVMAVLFESFLYPFIIILSVPLATAGGMIGLFVVNLFVSQSLDMLTMLGFIILVGIVVNNAILLVHQTLYHRRHDDMILEDAIVAATQNRIRPIFMSTLTSVFGMLPLVVFPGAGSELYRGLGSVVVGGLTFSAILTLFIIPPLLTLMGWFLEKGVKNRPNLQETV, from the coding sequence ATGAATCTGATCAAGACTTCCATCGACCGGCCCATCGCCATTGTCGCGGCTGTGATGATGGTGGTGATGTTTGGCCTCTTGGCGTTGGAGCTGATCCCCATTCAGCTGACACCCGACATCAACAAACCGGTGTTGACCGTGTCCACATCTTGGCCCGGCGCAGCCCCCGCCGAAGTCGAACGCGAAATTCTCAACCGCCAGGAAGAAGAACTGCGCGGACTGGAAGGTCTCGACAGCATGTTGGGCCGCGCCGAACAAGGCCGCGCCCGCGTGACGTTGGAATTCAACATTGGTCAAGACATGGACAAGGCCTTGTTGCTGGTGTCCAACCGCTTGGACCGTATTGACGGCTACCCCAGTGAAGTGGACAAACCGACGTTGTCGACGCGCGGCAGCGAAGACACCCCCATCGCATGGTTCACGTTGACACATACCAACGACAACACGACGCCTATTCACACCTACGGCGACTATGTCGAAGACGTGATCCAAGATCGTTTGGAGCGTGTCCCCGGTGTCGCCGGTATGAACGTCTATGGCGGTACATCGCGCGAAATGCGCATCACGGTCGATCCGGTGCGCTTGTCCAACTTCGGCCTCACGGTCCCCCAAGTGGTCAACGCCTTGCGTGCCGCAAATTCTTCCGCATCGGCAGGTGATGTGGAGGAAGGCAAACGGCGCTATGTCGTGCGCACCGAAGGTGAACTCACCACCATTGAACAAGTCGAATCTGTTGTAGTGCGGTCCATTCGCAATCCGCAAACGGGCGGGATGTCTCGTGTCACCGTAAAAGACTTGGGCGTTGTAACGTTCTCGCACAAAGACCCGACAGCCTTTATTCGCCGTTCCGGCAATCCGGCCATGGTTATGAATGTCGAACGCGAAACCGGTGCCAACGTGATCGAAATTATGGACGGCGTTCGCAAAGCCGTCACAGGGCTCAATGCAGGGCCGTTGCCGCGCGAAAATCTGGTGCTTACTCAAGTTTACGACGAAACCGTCTACATCCAATCCGCCATCGATTTGGTGCGCCAAAACATTTGGGTCGGTGGCACCTTGGCGGCGATCATATTGTTATTGTTTTTGCGCTCCGGCCCCGCAACGCTGATCATCTCCATCGCCATTCCCGTGTCCGTCATCGGCGCGTTCGTCGCCATGGCCGCCATGGGGCGGTCCATCAATGTGATTTCCCTGGCAGGCATCGCGTTCGCCGTGGGCATGGTGGTCGACGCCGCCATCGTTGTGTTGGAGAACATCTTTCGGCTGCGACAAGAAGGCCTCAGCGCCCGCGAAGCCGCTTACAAAGGGGCTTCACAAGTTTGGGGGGCGGTGTTGGTGTCGGCACTCACCACCGTTATGGTGTTCGCCCCAATCTTGATTATGCAACTGGAAGCCGGACAGCTGTTCCGTGACATTGCCGTTGCCATTTCCGTAGCCGTGGTGCTGTCTTTGATCGTTGCTGTATCCGTCATTCCGGCCCTGGGCAACAAGTTGCTCAAAGAAGTTCCCGTGCACAAGAAAGTCGGCGTTTTGCATACCGTCGATGTTTTGGCGCTGAAGTTCACCGATCTGATTTTGCGTTTCACCCGGCGCGTGGCCCACGATCGCCGCAATGCCTTAATGGTGGTTGTAACCTTGCTGGCTGTGGGCGGAACAACGACGTGGCTGATGATGCCGGACCGGGAATATCTGCCCACAGGCAACCGCAATTTGGTGTTTGGCTTTATCTTACCGCCGCCGGGCTACAACTTGGAAACGACGACCGAAGCGGCGCGCGAAATCGAAAATGCCGTGAAGCATTTGTGGGCTTCTGAAACGGGGCCTGAATCTGAGCCCGGCCAGCCGCCAAAAATCAAAGATTTCTTTTTTGTCGCCCGTCCCACCTTCACCTTGGTCGGCGCCCAAGCGGTCGAAGACAAACGCGTCGCGGAACTGATCCCCGTTTTGCGCAAGCCCGTGTTCAAAGAACCCGGCACGTTCGGCTTCATCCGCCAACCGTCCCTGTTTGGGCGCGGTGTCGGGGGCGGTCGCAATATTGAGCTCGATATTTCCGGCGGCGACTTGGAAGACGTTCTGGGCATCGCCCTGAAAGCAACAGGCCTGGTCAGCCAAGTCCTGCCCCGATCCGAAGGCCACCAACTGCGCCCGCGTCCAGGCTTGGAACTGGGCGCACCCGAAGTGCGCATCGTGCCGGATCCATTGCGCTTAGCCGACAATGGCGTCACCGCGCGTGACTTCAGCCAAACTGTGGACGCCTTCAACGATGGCCTCAGGGTGGCTGAAATCACAGTAGACGGCCAGCGCATCGACCTCACCCTTGCAGGACCCGATCACAAGATCACCGAAACCCAAGGCATCAACAGCTTGCCCGTTGTCACAGCGAACGGGACCATTGTGCCGGTAAGTTCTTTAGCCGATGTCATTGTGACCTCGGGGCCAACTGAAATCCGCCACATCGAGCGTGAACGCACCGTGACTTTGCAAATCAGTCCGTCCCAAAATGTGCCCTTGCAAAAGGCCATCGATCTGGTCAACGCCGAAGTCGTGGACAAATTGCGTGCAGACGGTCTGCCAGAAGGCGTGCGGCTCAACTTAGCCGGAACAGCCGATAAACTGTCCCAAACCTGGGATGCCATGACCATCGATTTGCTATTGGCCATCGCCATCGTTTATTTGGTCATGGCGGTGCTGTTCGAAAGCTTCTTGTATCCGTTCATCATCATCTTATCAGTGCCGTTGGCCACCGCAGGCGGCATGATCGGATTGTTCGTGGTCAATCTGTTCGTCAGCCAGTCTTTAGATATGCTGACCATGCTGGGCTTCATCATTTTGGTCGGCATTGTGGTCAACAACGCAATCTTGTTGGTCCACCAAACGCTCTACCACCGCCGCCATGACGACATGATTTTGGAAGACGCCATTGTCGCGGCGACACAAAACCGGATCCGCCCGATTTTCATGTCCACACTGACGTCCGTGTTCGGCATGTTGCCGCTGGTGGTATTCCCCGGCGCAGGCTCAGAGCTTTATCGCGGTTTAGGCTCGGTCGTGGTCGGCGGATTGACGTTTTCGGCGATTCTCACCCTGTTTATCATTCCACCCCTGTTGACGCTGATGGGGTGGTTCTTGGAAAAAGGCGTAAAAAATCGGCCTAACCTTCAAGAAACAGTGTGA
- a CDS encoding efflux RND transporter periplasmic adaptor subunit encodes MGLRAFTKTAVLGALTAAVLSAAFPVHAKDAKAALVGLDDVIQHQTRQTFLVIGRLVPQRSGVVSVLTKGPIAQMNVRVGDRVEAGDVMARLTTDSLSWAEKLREAEMESAKAQMVLRKRELQRLSNLKKSAAFSAARFEDAQQELSKAESDAARAQASLNIAKIDLYNAEIRAPYPGVVSVIHTEIGTYLNIGSPVVTLVDDTHMEIEADVPADRTPGLSADTPVTFSINGQSDLAATVRAVVPSENPLTRTRTVRFTPGDDMLEMGVAANQTVNLQIPAGPAREVVSVHKDAVLTKSGKRVVFIVEDGKANVRPVGLGEAVGTRFIVKSGLKPGDQVVVRGNERLRPGQEIQENNGTKNGTKAQ; translated from the coding sequence ATGGGTTTGCGTGCATTCACCAAAACCGCCGTATTGGGGGCATTGACGGCAGCTGTCTTAAGCGCAGCCTTTCCCGTTCATGCAAAAGACGCCAAGGCCGCTTTGGTGGGCTTGGATGACGTTATCCAGCACCAAACCCGTCAGACCTTTTTGGTCATTGGGCGTTTGGTGCCGCAGCGTTCCGGCGTGGTGTCCGTTCTCACCAAAGGCCCCATTGCACAAATGAACGTGCGGGTTGGCGACCGTGTTGAGGCCGGAGACGTGATGGCGCGGCTGACCACCGACAGTTTGAGCTGGGCGGAAAAACTGCGCGAAGCTGAAATGGAAAGCGCCAAAGCGCAAATGGTTTTGCGCAAACGTGAATTGCAGCGCCTCAGCAACTTAAAAAAGTCCGCAGCCTTCAGCGCCGCGCGGTTTGAGGATGCTCAACAAGAACTGTCCAAGGCCGAAAGCGACGCGGCCCGTGCGCAGGCCAGTTTGAACATCGCCAAAATCGATCTCTATAACGCTGAAATTCGCGCACCGTATCCCGGTGTCGTGTCCGTCATTCACACTGAAATCGGCACGTACCTCAACATCGGCTCGCCCGTGGTGACTTTGGTCGATGACACCCATATGGAAATCGAAGCCGACGTCCCCGCTGATCGCACACCAGGATTAAGCGCGGACACGCCCGTGACCTTTTCCATCAACGGACAAAGCGATTTGGCCGCCACGGTGCGCGCCGTGGTGCCCAGCGAAAACCCGCTGACCCGGACCCGCACCGTGCGCTTTACGCCGGGCGACGACATGTTGGAAATGGGTGTCGCCGCCAACCAAACGGTAAACCTGCAAATCCCGGCTGGTCCCGCGCGTGAAGTCGTCAGCGTGCACAAAGACGCGGTGCTGACCAAATCGGGCAAGCGCGTGGTGTTCATCGTCGAAGACGGCAAAGCCAACGTTCGCCCAGTCGGGCTAGGCGAAGCCGTCGGCACGCGCTTTATCGTAAAAAGTGGTCTTAAACCCGGCGATCAAGTCGTGGTGCGCGGCAATGAACGCCTGCGTCCGGGGCAAGAGATTCAAGAGAACAACGGGACCAAAAACGGGACCAAAGCCCAATGA
- a CDS encoding histone deacetylase family protein: protein MTTLLVTHPSSLEHDTSPGHPERIERIVAIQKALAAPEFEALIRQDAPRGSVWDIKRVHDEDYIQEVFSAVPDEGYAQLDADTILSPGSGDAALHAVGGVCFAVDQVVNGAPDNAFCALRPPGHHAERDHAMGFCLFNNIAIGAFHALELDGIERVAVMDFDVHHGNGTQQAFWAHENLFFVSTHQSPAYPGTGAERERGMHGNVLNAPLPPGSGGEDLKDAFGFIRPALKDFSPDLLMISAGFDAHQADPLANLNFSGADYAWITDELLAIASETAQGRLISVLEGGYDLDALAGSVAVHVKGLMSA from the coding sequence ATGACGACGCTACTGGTTACTCACCCAAGTTCATTGGAACACGACACATCCCCCGGCCATCCGGAACGCATTGAGCGCATTGTCGCGATCCAAAAGGCCTTGGCCGCACCGGAGTTTGAGGCCTTGATCCGCCAAGACGCGCCGCGTGGTTCCGTCTGGGACATCAAACGCGTGCACGATGAAGACTATATCCAAGAGGTTTTTAGCGCCGTGCCTGACGAAGGCTATGCCCAACTGGACGCCGACACCATTCTGTCGCCCGGTTCCGGCGATGCAGCGCTCCACGCTGTTGGTGGGGTTTGTTTCGCCGTGGATCAGGTGGTTAACGGTGCGCCAGACAATGCCTTTTGCGCCTTGCGTCCACCGGGGCACCATGCGGAACGTGATCACGCCATGGGCTTTTGCCTGTTCAACAACATTGCCATCGGCGCGTTTCATGCTTTGGAGCTGGACGGCATCGAACGCGTCGCCGTTATGGATTTCGACGTGCACCACGGCAACGGCACGCAGCAGGCCTTTTGGGCGCACGAGAACCTGTTTTTCGTCTCCACCCATCAATCGCCCGCTTATCCCGGTACGGGGGCGGAGCGCGAACGCGGCATGCATGGCAATGTTCTCAATGCACCCCTGCCGCCCGGAAGCGGGGGAGAGGATTTAAAAGACGCGTTCGGCTTCATTCGCCCCGCATTGAAGGACTTTTCCCCCGACCTGTTGATGATTTCCGCCGGATTCGATGCCCATCAGGCCGATCCGCTGGCGAATTTGAACTTTTCGGGGGCGGATTATGCCTGGATTACCGATGAATTGCTCGCAATCGCCTCTGAAACGGCCCAAGGACGCTTGATTTCGGTGTTGGAGGGCGGATATGACCTCGACGCCCTAGCCGGTTCTGTGGCGGTCCATGTGAAGGGGTTGATGAGCGCTTAA
- a CDS encoding exodeoxyribonuclease VII small subunit, whose amino-acid sequence MADAAKETQIPKDIQKLSFEDALAELEDIVREIEDGRGELEGAIKAFERGTLLKRHCETKLKEAEARIEKILPGPSGAEGVEAAEFD is encoded by the coding sequence ATGGCCGACGCGGCAAAAGAAACCCAAATCCCCAAAGATATCCAAAAACTCAGCTTTGAAGATGCATTGGCTGAGCTGGAAGACATCGTGCGCGAGATCGAAGACGGTCGCGGTGAGTTGGAAGGGGCGATTAAGGCTTTTGAACGCGGAACGCTGTTGAAACGTCATTGCGAAACCAAGCTGAAAGAGGCTGAGGCAAGAATTGAAAAAATTCTCCCCGGTCCCAGCGGCGCCGAAGGCGTAGAAGCGGCGGAGTTCGACTGA
- a CDS encoding polyprenyl synthetase family protein: MSYQFDEIAFRQRLEDDAEFTTRAMDTLLPKDEGPEGVLMEAVRYSALMGGKRARPYLTLNTAQLFNVDPKCALRAAAAIEMVHCYSLIHDDLPAMDDDDLRRGQPTCHIQYDEATAILAGDALLTRAFEILSEEGTHQDANVRIALVNELSKAAGAFGMVGGQMLDLVAHQHELDMSEIARLQRMKTGALINFACIGGAILGKASESALGKLHGYAHDLGLAFQIVDDLLDVTGTEQDLGKRTGKDEEQGKATFVSLLGLENAREQAQLLRDQAIEHLETFGDKADPLRDMAHFVVNRVS, encoded by the coding sequence TTGTCTTATCAATTCGACGAAATAGCCTTTAGGCAACGTCTTGAAGACGACGCGGAATTCACCACCCGCGCCATGGACACGCTGTTGCCCAAGGACGAGGGCCCCGAAGGCGTGCTGATGGAAGCGGTGCGTTATTCCGCGTTGATGGGGGGCAAGCGCGCGCGGCCTTATCTGACGCTGAATACGGCGCAGCTGTTCAATGTCGATCCCAAATGTGCGCTGCGCGCCGCCGCCGCCATTGAAATGGTGCATTGTTATTCTTTGATCCACGATGACCTTCCGGCTATGGATGACGACGATTTGCGTCGGGGCCAGCCGACGTGTCACATCCAATATGACGAAGCGACCGCGATATTGGCGGGCGATGCCCTGCTGACCCGCGCCTTTGAGATTTTGAGCGAAGAAGGCACCCACCAAGACGCCAACGTGCGCATTGCCTTGGTCAATGAGCTGTCCAAGGCTGCCGGGGCTTTTGGCATGGTCGGCGGGCAAATGCTCGATCTGGTGGCGCATCAGCATGAACTGGATATGAGCGAGATTGCACGCCTGCAACGCATGAAAACCGGGGCCTTGATCAATTTTGCGTGCATCGGCGGCGCGATTTTGGGCAAAGCTTCGGAAAGTGCCCTGGGCAAGCTTCACGGTTACGCCCATGATTTGGGCCTCGCGTTCCAAATTGTTGATGATTTACTGGATGTTACCGGGACTGAGCAAGACCTGGGCAAGCGCACCGGAAAAGACGAAGAACAAGGCAAAGCGACTTTCGTTTCCTTGTTGGGCCTTGAAAATGCCCGCGAACAAGCCCAATTGCTGCGCGATCAGGCTATTGAACATCTCGAAACTTTCGGGGATAAAGCCGATCCTCTTAGGGATATGGCGCATTTTGTGGTAAATCGCGTATCCTAA